In Myxococcus stipitatus, the following are encoded in one genomic region:
- a CDS encoding oxidoreductase yields the protein MSAEATPSRSRKPVEYEVTVDRVRMDTHDTATLFLDFGDTPPDYKAGQFINIDPHQFLALGRLSAYLQEQKGRKEPQRSYSMASAPHERHVAITVKDEEFIPGLTRYPPLLSPYLVHGRLTGARIKVLGFMGPYVLPEDVDTRTDHVVHLVAGSGAVPNFAILKDALHRGLKPRHTVLMSNKCWGDVLFREELEALERQHPDRVRLVHTLTRELDESRFGPSVRKGRIHQALLEELIPDPASCLVYACGPAITPWDRRKALETRTPATPRFMETVLGHLHALGIEDKRIRRETYG from the coding sequence ATGAGCGCCGAAGCCACCCCCTCGCGCAGCAGGAAGCCCGTGGAGTACGAGGTCACCGTCGACCGTGTGCGGATGGACACACACGACACCGCCACCCTCTTCCTCGACTTTGGAGACACCCCGCCGGACTACAAGGCCGGGCAGTTCATCAACATCGACCCCCACCAGTTCCTCGCGCTCGGCCGGCTGTCCGCCTATCTCCAGGAGCAGAAGGGGCGCAAGGAGCCGCAGCGCTCGTACTCCATGGCCTCCGCGCCCCACGAGCGGCACGTGGCCATCACCGTGAAGGACGAGGAGTTCATCCCCGGCCTCACCCGCTACCCGCCGCTCCTGTCGCCCTACCTCGTGCACGGCAGGCTCACGGGCGCGCGCATCAAGGTTCTGGGCTTCATGGGGCCGTACGTCCTGCCCGAGGACGTGGACACTCGCACCGACCACGTCGTCCACCTGGTGGCGGGCTCGGGCGCGGTGCCCAACTTCGCCATCCTGAAGGACGCGCTCCACCGGGGCCTCAAGCCGCGTCACACCGTCCTCATGTCCAACAAGTGCTGGGGCGACGTGCTCTTCCGCGAGGAGCTCGAGGCGCTCGAGCGCCAGCACCCGGACCGCGTCCGCCTGGTGCACACGCTCACCCGGGAGCTGGACGAGTCGCGCTTCGGGCCGTCCGTGCGCAAGGGGCGCATCCACCAGGCGCTCCTGGAGGAGCTCATCCCGGACCCGGCCTCCTGCCTCGTCTACGCCTGCGGCCCGGCGATTACGCCGTGGGACCGGCGCAAGGCGCTGGAGACACGCACGCCCGCCACGCCTCGCTTCATGGAGACGGTGCTGGGACACCTGCACGCGCTCGGCATCGAGGACAAGCGCATCAGGCGGGAGACGTACGGGTAG
- a CDS encoding lysophospholipid acyltransferase family protein yields MLRILFSLMARLPEGPRRIVVRTLMDSVWDVLAEEQVEGRGFLLDEPCLYICNHLSNADGFTLFRAFRPRKLYFMAGVKLQSTVMTRLASETMDTIAIKPNSPDIEAMRRAVETLKGGDSVLIFPEGARSRTGELQQAKKGVSLIAKRAGVPVVPIALMGTEKLMPIDDGDMGGERLYRANVRIRIGPSFRVEDLEPEIAGAEDPRQALVDAMMRRVAKLLTPEYRGVYADAPPRPPLTLLPDPPAVPSP; encoded by the coding sequence GTGCTCCGCATTCTCTTTTCCCTGATGGCCCGACTGCCGGAAGGCCCCCGGCGCATTGTGGTGCGTACGCTGATGGACAGCGTGTGGGATGTGCTGGCTGAAGAGCAGGTGGAGGGCCGGGGCTTCCTCCTGGACGAGCCCTGCCTCTACATCTGCAACCACCTCTCCAACGCGGATGGCTTCACGCTCTTTCGCGCCTTCCGTCCTCGCAAGCTGTACTTCATGGCGGGCGTGAAGCTGCAGAGCACGGTGATGACACGGCTGGCGTCGGAGACGATGGACACGATTGCCATCAAGCCCAACTCGCCGGACATCGAGGCCATGCGCCGGGCGGTGGAGACCCTCAAGGGCGGCGACTCCGTGCTCATCTTCCCTGAGGGCGCGCGCAGCCGGACGGGTGAGCTGCAGCAGGCCAAGAAGGGCGTGTCACTCATCGCGAAGCGCGCGGGCGTGCCGGTGGTGCCCATCGCGTTGATGGGGACGGAGAAGCTGATGCCCATCGACGACGGGGACATGGGCGGCGAGCGGCTGTATCGCGCGAACGTCCGCATCCGTATCGGCCCCTCGTTCCGCGTGGAGGACCTGGAGCCGGAGATTGCCGGCGCGGAGGACCCCAGACAGGCGCTGGTGGATGCGATGATGCGCCGGGTGGCGAAGCTGCTGACGCCCGAGTACCGGGGCGTCTACGCGGACGCCCCGCCGCGCCCCCCGCTCACGCTGCTGCCCGACCCTCCGGCGGTGCCCTCACCGTGA
- a CDS encoding RNA methyltransferase, which produces MGRPVTTHRAEEQVYVSTLPGLETALEAEVSALGFKPHRVDGGVELSGASGLHQEANLRLRTASRVLLRMGTFRASDEGALIRGLRALDLSRAWDGRTPPRVAVALKRTGVPGPDVVLESAAKAWGLSSVALAGAGALDEEGGSGLVMLVRVEGDSFTVSVDTSGEPLHRRGYRQEVSRAPLRETLAAGILMLAGYDGTQPLVDPMCGSGTFLVEGAWMSMRRAPGLMHGFAFESFPGFDASTWAARKARAEAEALKEPRAAVYGFDLNAGSLGTARRNARRAGLTLMLERKDLRTLTAPSGSPGLLVANPPYGKRVGEGEDLPGLYRALGAMVRERFAGWRAALLVPEEAALLKALALPGARSLPVRNGGLRCRLLLTG; this is translated from the coding sequence ATGGGGCGGCCCGTGACGACCCACCGCGCTGAAGAACAAGTCTACGTGTCCACCCTCCCCGGACTGGAGACCGCGCTGGAGGCGGAAGTCTCCGCGCTGGGCTTCAAGCCCCACCGGGTGGACGGTGGGGTGGAGCTCTCGGGAGCCTCGGGGCTGCATCAGGAAGCGAACCTGCGGCTTCGCACCGCCAGCCGCGTGCTCCTGCGCATGGGGACGTTTCGCGCGAGTGACGAAGGCGCGCTGATACGCGGCCTGCGCGCGTTGGACCTGTCGCGTGCGTGGGATGGGCGCACGCCGCCTCGGGTGGCGGTGGCCTTGAAGCGCACGGGAGTGCCAGGGCCGGACGTCGTGTTGGAGTCGGCGGCGAAGGCGTGGGGCTTGTCGTCGGTGGCGCTCGCTGGGGCGGGAGCGCTGGATGAAGAGGGCGGCTCGGGGCTCGTGATGTTGGTTCGCGTGGAGGGAGACTCCTTCACGGTGAGCGTCGACACGAGCGGTGAGCCCTTGCATCGGCGTGGTTATCGGCAGGAGGTCAGCCGCGCGCCGCTGCGGGAGACCCTCGCGGCGGGCATCCTGATGCTGGCCGGGTATGACGGCACGCAGCCGCTGGTGGACCCCATGTGTGGCTCGGGCACCTTCCTGGTGGAGGGAGCATGGATGTCCATGCGGCGCGCGCCGGGATTGATGCATGGCTTCGCGTTCGAGTCCTTCCCAGGCTTCGACGCGAGCACATGGGCCGCACGCAAGGCGCGTGCGGAGGCAGAGGCGCTGAAGGAGCCTCGCGCGGCGGTGTATGGCTTTGACCTCAACGCGGGTTCGCTGGGCACGGCGCGGAGGAATGCGCGGCGCGCGGGGTTGACCCTGATGCTGGAGCGCAAGGACTTGCGCACGCTGACGGCGCCTTCGGGGAGCCCGGGCCTGCTGGTGGCGAACCCGCCCTATGGCAAGCGCGTGGGTGAAGGTGAGGACTTGCCGGGGCTCTATCGGGCGCTCGGCGCGATGGTTCGCGAGAGGTTCGCGGGTTGGCGCGCGGCGCTGCTCGTTCCCGAGGAGGCGGCGTTGCTCAAGGCGCTGGCGCTTCCCGGAGCGCGAAGCCTGCCCGTGCGCAATGGCGGGCTGCGTTGCAGGTTGCTGCTCACAGGGTAG
- a CDS encoding APC family permease: MRRAVSRWELVGFSINDVIGSGVYLLPAAAAASLGSASTGAVVLAGLAVLLLVLCFAEAASYFDKPGSAYLYTREAFGELVGFQVGWMTWLARVASVASLSVGFSRALGYLWPSAKEGVGQSLAIAIPLLVLTAINIIGVKGGARTAVFLAVTKTVPLLIFIGVGLFFVSTPLATSVAPRADGNLGETVLLLLFAYAGFENTAAPAGEFKNPRRDVPFALVVQIGVVTLIYTAVQWVALGTLPGVVESKTPLADAAARFLGGWGGMLMTVGGVLSILGTNSNTVLAGPRYLYALARDGFGPAVLATLHPRFRTPMAAILLQTGIALPLAFSGSFELLATLSVVARLATYFGTAVAVPVLRRKLQQPANAFRIPGGPVIPVAAASLCVVFAMSAERKNLIAGAIALGIGFVLYRFQRRPDGKVALE; encoded by the coding sequence ATGCGGCGCGCCGTCTCCCGATGGGAGCTGGTGGGCTTCTCCATCAACGACGTCATCGGCAGTGGCGTGTATTTGTTGCCCGCGGCGGCCGCGGCGAGCCTGGGCTCGGCGAGCACGGGCGCCGTCGTGCTCGCGGGGTTGGCGGTGCTGCTCCTGGTGTTGTGTTTCGCGGAGGCAGCCAGCTACTTCGACAAGCCTGGCAGCGCGTATCTGTATACGCGCGAGGCCTTCGGCGAGCTGGTCGGGTTCCAGGTGGGGTGGATGACATGGCTGGCGCGTGTCGCCTCGGTGGCGTCGCTGTCCGTCGGATTCTCGCGAGCGCTGGGGTACCTGTGGCCCTCGGCCAAGGAGGGCGTGGGGCAGAGCCTGGCCATTGCGATTCCGCTGCTGGTCCTCACGGCCATCAACATCATCGGGGTGAAGGGCGGTGCTCGCACGGCGGTGTTCCTCGCGGTGACGAAGACGGTGCCGCTGCTCATCTTCATCGGCGTGGGCCTCTTCTTCGTGTCGACACCACTGGCGACCTCGGTGGCGCCGAGGGCCGACGGCAATCTGGGGGAGACGGTGCTCCTGCTGCTCTTCGCCTACGCGGGGTTCGAGAACACGGCGGCGCCCGCGGGTGAGTTCAAGAATCCTCGTCGCGATGTGCCCTTCGCGCTCGTGGTGCAGATTGGTGTCGTCACGCTCATCTACACGGCGGTGCAGTGGGTGGCGCTGGGGACACTGCCGGGGGTCGTGGAGTCGAAGACGCCGCTGGCGGACGCGGCCGCGCGGTTCCTCGGTGGGTGGGGTGGGATGTTGATGACGGTGGGTGGGGTGCTGTCCATCCTGGGCACCAACAGCAACACGGTGCTCGCGGGGCCCCGGTATCTCTATGCGCTGGCGAGGGATGGCTTCGGGCCCGCGGTGCTCGCCACGCTGCACCCACGCTTCCGGACGCCGATGGCCGCGATTCTGCTGCAGACGGGTATCGCGTTGCCGCTCGCGTTCTCGGGCTCGTTCGAGCTCCTCGCCACGCTCTCCGTGGTGGCTCGGCTGGCGACGTACTTCGGCACGGCGGTGGCGGTGCCCGTGCTGCGGCGGAAGTTGCAGCAGCCGGCCAATGCGTTCCGCATTCCTGGCGGGCCGGTGATTCCCGTCGCGGCGGCGTCGCTGTGTGTCGTGTTCGCGATGAGCGCGGAGCGGAAGAATCTCATCGCGGGAGCCATCGCGCTGGGCATCGGCTTCGTGCTGTACCGGTTCCAGCGACGGCCCGATGGGAAGGTGGCGCTCGAGTAG
- a CDS encoding RluA family pseudouridine synthase — MDARVTRFEPRLSPPDEGGLFPSPFDELGPAALARQAAEVLQRELRAGFVAPGLPTSLLEDAEGGKMFGVLVVRLSDGSVGFLRAFSGMLAGRWDVEGFVPPVFDRERRARIEPEGEATVKALHARALAMRSSTELLALRAEQEEQSARHASELSAMRERHEVRRKARHARRSELTQAGGETGPSALHALDQESRGDKAERRRMETVHQEERQRIEPRLARMERRLRAMDRLRQMVSRAVMRLIHDTYVIHSARGEPRLLRHLFEQGQPPSGAADCAAPKLLASAYAQGLRPLALAEFWWGAPPPAGGRVSGAYYASCRDKCAPLLPFMLEGLAVAPPRTFSPPVVAPGELSILFEDAWLVVIDKPDGLLSVPGREASLSDSVLTRLRARYPQATGPLLVHRLDLDTSGLLVAALDSRTHSALQHQFVHREVRKRYVAWVEGQVQGEEGRIDFPMRVDLDDRPRQIHDPIHGKPAVTEWRVLERRDGRTRVAFFPLTGRTHQLRVHASHPLGLGAPIVGDRLYGRDGERLMLHAESLTLQHPGTGAMVTFQCAVPF; from the coding sequence GTGGACGCGCGAGTCACCCGCTTCGAGCCTCGGCTGAGTCCTCCCGATGAGGGAGGGCTGTTTCCGAGTCCCTTCGATGAGCTGGGCCCGGCGGCGCTGGCGCGGCAGGCCGCGGAGGTGCTGCAACGGGAGCTGCGCGCTGGGTTCGTGGCGCCGGGGCTGCCCACGTCGCTGCTGGAGGACGCCGAGGGCGGGAAGATGTTCGGCGTGCTCGTGGTGCGGTTGTCCGATGGGAGCGTTGGGTTCCTGCGAGCGTTCTCGGGGATGCTCGCGGGACGGTGGGATGTGGAGGGGTTTGTGCCTCCCGTGTTCGACCGCGAGCGGCGGGCGAGGATTGAGCCCGAGGGCGAAGCCACGGTGAAGGCGCTGCATGCCCGTGCCTTGGCGATGCGGAGTTCGACGGAGCTGCTCGCGCTACGAGCGGAACAAGAGGAACAGTCGGCGAGACATGCGTCGGAGCTCTCCGCGATGCGTGAGCGGCACGAGGTTCGTCGCAAGGCACGCCATGCGCGGAGGAGTGAGCTCACGCAGGCCGGTGGTGAGACGGGCCCGTCGGCGCTCCATGCACTGGACCAGGAGAGCCGAGGTGACAAGGCCGAGCGGCGCCGGATGGAGACCGTGCATCAGGAGGAGCGTCAGCGAATCGAGCCGAGGCTCGCGCGCATGGAGCGGCGACTGCGCGCCATGGACAGGCTGAGGCAGATGGTCAGCCGCGCGGTGATGCGGCTCATCCACGACACCTACGTCATCCACAGTGCGCGAGGTGAGCCGCGGTTGTTGCGCCATCTCTTCGAGCAGGGACAGCCTCCGTCCGGTGCCGCCGACTGCGCCGCGCCCAAGCTCCTCGCGTCTGCGTATGCCCAGGGGCTGCGTCCGCTCGCGCTCGCGGAGTTCTGGTGGGGTGCTCCGCCTCCGGCGGGTGGACGCGTCAGTGGCGCGTATTACGCCTCATGCCGTGACAAGTGCGCGCCGCTGCTCCCGTTCATGTTGGAGGGGCTCGCTGTCGCGCCGCCGCGGACGTTCTCGCCCCCGGTTGTTGCACCGGGTGAGTTGTCCATCCTGTTCGAGGATGCCTGGCTCGTGGTCATCGACAAGCCGGACGGCTTGCTGTCGGTGCCGGGGCGTGAAGCGTCGCTGAGTGATTCGGTGCTCACCCGGTTGCGGGCACGGTATCCGCAGGCCACGGGTCCGCTCCTCGTCCATCGCCTGGACCTGGACACCTCGGGGTTGCTGGTGGCCGCGCTCGACTCACGGACGCATTCGGCGCTGCAACACCAGTTCGTCCACCGAGAGGTGCGCAAACGCTATGTCGCGTGGGTGGAGGGACAGGTTCAGGGAGAGGAGGGCCGCATCGACTTCCCGATGCGGGTCGACCTCGACGACCGGCCTCGACAGATTCACGACCCCATCCACGGCAAGCCCGCCGTGACGGAGTGGCGAGTCCTCGAACGTCGCGACGGACGTACACGCGTGGCCTTCTTCCCGCTCACGGGAAGGACGCATCAACTCCGGGTTCATGCCTCCCATCCATTGGGGCTCGGAGCCCCCATCGTCGGAGACAGGCTCTATGGGCGCGATGGCGAGCGGCTCATGCTCCACGCGGAATCGCTCACCCTCCAGCATCCAGGGACAGGAGCCATGGTCACGTTCCAGTGCGCCGTCCCCTTCTAA